In Streptomyces sp. 840.1, one DNA window encodes the following:
- a CDS encoding NUDIX hydrolase has product MASSVSPSDHVPPKAALSDAQYAASRHAVWLSAAAIVTDQVGRVLLVNPTYREDDRWLLPGGAAEPGEHPLNACRREIAEELGLQDLALPDVLAIHSLSPHHPDIKPGMPCPGEIRYIFDGGTLTPDEVQAIRLPPKELSDFAFFETRDAVHRLLPVDGQIMLAAYRARLGGAGTAHLADGRHILDVPALDHHDVHVRYRPMWDSPLNRTPVPGQLPVQQAWAWCFVPDGRVVLVADPGSQGALPMLPGGTVEKVDATPEDTLHREAAEEAQLTLTEPVRLGWVLDETGEVYGGVGPNARLRLAAPVTAIGPAAVDPATGRPFARLLATPAQAAALLGWGPPGARQAQLAVETARERWGLPSARAAAIEEIPPEGMRLS; this is encoded by the coding sequence GTGGCCTCTTCCGTCTCGCCTTCTGATCACGTCCCGCCGAAGGCTGCCCTCTCGGACGCGCAGTACGCCGCGTCCCGCCACGCGGTGTGGCTCAGCGCCGCCGCGATCGTCACCGACCAGGTCGGCCGGGTCCTGCTGGTGAATCCCACCTACCGCGAGGACGACCGGTGGCTGCTGCCCGGGGGCGCTGCCGAACCCGGCGAGCACCCGTTGAACGCCTGCCGGCGCGAGATCGCCGAGGAACTGGGCCTCCAGGACCTGGCCCTGCCGGACGTTCTCGCCATCCACTCCCTTTCACCGCACCACCCCGACATCAAGCCCGGCATGCCCTGTCCCGGAGAGATCCGCTACATCTTCGACGGCGGCACCCTCACTCCCGACGAGGTACAGGCGATCCGTCTGCCTCCCAAGGAACTTTCCGATTTCGCCTTCTTCGAGACCAGGGACGCGGTGCACCGTCTGCTCCCCGTGGACGGGCAGATCATGCTCGCCGCCTACCGTGCCCGCCTCGGCGGCGCCGGTACCGCCCACCTCGCCGACGGCCGGCACATCCTCGACGTACCGGCCCTCGATCACCATGACGTCCACGTCCGCTACCGCCCCATGTGGGACAGCCCTCTGAACCGGACCCCCGTGCCCGGTCAGCTCCCCGTGCAGCAAGCCTGGGCGTGGTGCTTCGTCCCCGACGGCAGGGTAGTGCTCGTTGCCGATCCCGGGTCTCAAGGCGCGCTGCCCATGCTGCCCGGCGGCACCGTCGAGAAGGTTGACGCCACCCCCGAGGACACCCTCCATCGGGAAGCCGCCGAGGAAGCCCAACTCACTCTGACCGAACCGGTACGCCTGGGGTGGGTGCTGGACGAGACCGGCGAGGTCTACGGCGGGGTGGGGCCCAACGCCCGGCTCCGCCTGGCCGCCCCGGTCACCGCCATCGGGCCGGCGGCCGTCGACCCCGCCACCGGCCGACCCTTCGCACGCCTGCTCGCCACTCCCGCCCAGGCAGCCGCCCTGCTGGGCTGGGGACCGCCCGGAGCGCGGCAAGCCCAGCTCGCGGTGGAGACAGCACGGGAGCGATGGGGCCTGCCCAGCGCTCGCGCCGCCGCCATCGAGGAGATCCCCCCGGAGGGGATGCGGCTGAGCTGA
- a CDS encoding NUDIX domain-containing protein, translating into MPLSHDHIRTTVDTYLARHPHERKQLGAFLAALDRAGDDIASRSTFTGHVTCAAIIIDPLGHVLHVLHLASGKVLPPGGHTELSDKSLAAAALRELHEETGIAPQAVTPWPGYETVPLDIDIHDMDARPSKGEPGHVHFDLRFLFRLHTADEVPVVLQEEEVGGIEWRSADRVSSPTLREKLLKLPLQVGPEPEAANASALIYNDRGEYLLHLRDYFPGQIWEPGMWSLLGGGREPQDATLEHTARRELAEEAGLHLSALTPVGTEYASDDAGATVPIAIYASRWNGDPRELHLTEGVMLAWFAPDDLHRLRIADTTSDLVRRHAASSPANTAPQSGRAPQEEHRASPHGTVLNVIGVHLYLERPDGTVLLGLRHPNSAFAPSTWHALAGHCEQESAISALIREVREEAGLRIERQDVELVHIVHHIDKAGDRPRMGLFFRARAWSGEPELREPDKCTQWKFWDPAALPDNLVPYTRAAIEKIRNGELYSETGWPA; encoded by the coding sequence ATGCCGCTGTCGCACGACCACATCCGCACCACCGTCGACACCTATCTCGCGCGCCACCCTCACGAGCGCAAGCAGCTCGGCGCCTTCCTGGCCGCCCTCGATCGGGCCGGCGACGATATCGCCAGCCGTTCCACCTTCACCGGGCACGTCACCTGCGCCGCAATCATCATCGACCCGCTCGGCCACGTCCTGCACGTGCTGCACCTGGCGAGCGGGAAGGTCCTCCCCCCGGGCGGACACACGGAGCTCTCCGACAAGTCCCTGGCAGCAGCGGCGCTGCGGGAGCTGCACGAGGAGACCGGGATCGCACCCCAGGCCGTCACGCCGTGGCCCGGCTACGAAACCGTGCCGCTGGACATCGACATTCACGACATGGACGCCCGCCCGAGCAAAGGCGAGCCCGGACACGTCCACTTCGACCTGCGATTCCTCTTCCGTCTGCACACCGCGGACGAAGTGCCGGTGGTGCTGCAGGAGGAAGAGGTGGGCGGCATCGAGTGGCGCTCCGCGGACCGGGTGTCCTCCCCGACCCTGCGCGAGAAGCTCCTCAAGCTACCGCTCCAGGTTGGACCTGAACCGGAGGCGGCCAACGCCTCGGCCCTGATCTACAACGACCGCGGCGAGTACCTGCTCCATCTGCGCGACTACTTCCCCGGCCAGATCTGGGAGCCGGGCATGTGGTCGCTGCTGGGCGGCGGCCGAGAGCCCCAGGACGCCACCCTGGAGCACACCGCGCGGCGCGAACTGGCCGAGGAAGCCGGCCTCCACCTCTCCGCCCTGACGCCGGTCGGCACCGAGTACGCCTCCGACGATGCCGGCGCGACCGTGCCCATCGCCATCTACGCCAGCCGCTGGAACGGTGATCCCCGCGAACTCCACCTGACGGAAGGGGTCATGCTCGCTTGGTTCGCCCCCGACGACCTCCATCGATTGCGTATCGCGGACACCACCAGCGACCTCGTACGCCGCCACGCCGCCAGCAGCCCGGCCAACACCGCGCCCCAGAGCGGGCGCGCACCGCAGGAGGAGCACCGAGCTTCACCGCACGGCACAGTCCTCAACGTCATCGGCGTCCACCTCTACCTGGAGCGGCCCGACGGAACGGTGCTGCTCGGGCTACGCCACCCCAACTCCGCGTTCGCGCCCTCCACCTGGCACGCCTTGGCCGGCCACTGCGAGCAGGAGAGCGCCATCTCCGCCCTGATCAGGGAGGTGCGGGAGGAAGCTGGTCTGCGTATCGAGCGCCAGGATGTCGAGCTGGTCCACATCGTCCACCACATCGACAAGGCCGGGGACCGGCCCCGCATGGGCCTGTTTTTCCGCGCCCGCGCCTGGAGCGGCGAGCCAGAGCTACGCGAGCCGGACAAGTGCACCCAGTGGAAATTCTGGGATCCTGCCGCGCTCCCCGACAACCTCGTCCCCTACACCCGAGCGGCCATCGAAAAGATCCGGAACGGGGAGCTGTACAGCGAGACGGGCTGGCCCGCGTGA